Proteins from one Thermoanaerobaculia bacterium genomic window:
- a CDS encoding ParB/RepB/Spo0J family partition protein — LEPILVRPTADGRFQIISGERRFRAALEAGLTEVPTIEFDVPENEVLEIALIENLHRKDLTPFEEAEGFQSLIDRHGYTHQHVSETLGKSRVSVTEALSLLRIPEDLRDECRRADIHSKSLLLDVARAGDRDEMEKRIRAIVAGATREALRQQKKESEEEPRRARPFQFRYAPKNSPFRLSLAFNRSRVGKDEVVEALQKIIEEIRKGEIDLKKKT; from the coding sequence TCCTCGAGCCGATCCTCGTCCGGCCGACGGCCGACGGCCGCTTCCAGATCATCTCCGGGGAGCGGCGCTTCCGCGCCGCCCTCGAGGCGGGGCTCACCGAGGTCCCGACGATCGAGTTCGACGTCCCCGAGAACGAGGTCCTCGAGATCGCCCTGATCGAGAACCTCCACCGGAAGGACCTGACCCCGTTCGAGGAAGCGGAGGGCTTCCAGTCGCTGATCGACCGGCACGGCTACACGCACCAGCACGTCTCCGAGACCCTCGGAAAATCGCGCGTCTCGGTCACCGAGGCGCTCTCCCTCCTGCGCATTCCGGAAGACCTCCGCGACGAATGTCGGCGCGCCGACATTCACTCGAAGTCGCTGCTCCTCGACGTCGCCCGCGCCGGAGACCGCGACGAGATGGAGAAGAGAATCCGCGCGATCGTCGCGGGCGCGACCCGGGAGGCGCTGCGCCAGCAGAAGAAGGAATCGGAGGAGGAGCCTCGGCGCGCCCGCCCGTTCCAGTTCCGCTACGCGCCGAAGAACTCGCCGTTTCGCCTGAGCCTGGCGTTCAACCGCAGCCGGGTCGGCAAGGATGAGGTCGTCGAAGCGCTCCAGAAGATCATCGAGGAGATCCGCAAGGGCGAGATCGATCTCAAGAAGAAAACCTGA